Within Aphelocoma coerulescens isolate FSJ_1873_10779 chromosome 1A, UR_Acoe_1.0, whole genome shotgun sequence, the genomic segment CCTGTGCAGCTGCCACCCAGGGGGACACAGCTTGCATGCTGTCCCTGTGGGTGGACAGAAGGAACCTTTAGCTCCTACCATGAATGGAATTCCTCCCCCTGTTTATGAACCATTATTGGGAAAGTGTTTTCCAGGACAAGAGGAGGATCTACAATATATGGCATTTCTGACAGCAGCTCctagcagaaaaaaatgtaacagaAGTACTGGAAACTTTATACCAAAAGAGGAGCAAGACTATTATGATTAAAATGTTAGTTTAGTTTCTGTTATCACTGCTCTGCAGGAACATCACACTTCCTGGCTAGCACCAGTGAGTTCCCATAAACTGCAGGGTGTCAGAGAAATGGGAACAGAGACAACAGAACTGTGGACATCACACATCCTCCATGCTGGAAAGGACTAATGTGCCTCACCCTGTCCATCTTCACACAGCTCCTCCATGAGCCGTTTCAGGAGTGCTGCTGAGACGGTCCTCTCTGAAGAAATGTCACTGCTGTTGCTGTTCAGACCATACTGGGGCAAACTTTCTGattttcctgctctgccctTTGAAACTTGAACAgcccaaagtaaaaaaaaaaaaaaaaaaaaaaaaaaagagagagagagagagagagatcgtGGTTAACAAGAAGGATAAGGAAATGCAGCCTTTGTACCCAGAGCTGTACTGTGAATGTGAGGATGTCTCTGTGAAGGTTGCCCGGTACAGACACAGTTATGAGCAAACTCAGTGAGTAAAGCTCAGTGAGCAAAGCCCTGCTGAGAAGATGTTCATGGAATGGCCTGGCTTGGAAAGgttcttaaagatcatccagttccaccccctgccatgggctgggacacctgccactatcccaggttgctccaagccccatccagcctggccttggacacttccagggatggagcagccacagcttctctgggcaacctgtgccagggcctcagcaccctcacagggaagaatttcttcctcatatccaatctaaacctgctctctgtcagtgtgaagccattcccccttgccctgtcaTTCCAAGACCTCGTACACAGACTCtcatttcctgtatttttgtATAAATTGACACCTTTTAATGAGGGACCAGGGAAATTTTCTCTCAGCTCTTTCAGAGGTTTAACCATGTCTGCAATGAAGGGATGAAGCAGGAGGTAGGATCTACTCACATTGCTTGGCTTGTATGACCACGACTCCCAGCAAGATGAGCATGAGGACACCCAGGACCAGTGCCACGTAGAACCAGGCTGAGCACCTCTGCCGGCAGcctggagggaggcaggagggagagCAGCTTAAGGTCCCGGCACTGTTAAAATTAACACTGGGGAAACAACAGAGAAATCATCTGCCTAAAATCAGTCTGCTGTCAGAAGGGTGCAATGACATTTTACTTACTAAAAATCTGCGTCCATTTTGCATACGTGGAAGTGAAATCAAAATATTTGGTCACATAGAGCAAGTGATTTTCTAAGAATTTGCTTTTTATCCTTTGAGTTCTTCTTCTGCAGCATTGCCTCCTCCCACCCACCCACACACCCCCTGCAGGACCTTTCAGAGCAATTCAGGGAAAGTATCGGGGATGGCTGTGGTGTCTGTCAGGGACGGGCTGTGGTGTCAGGGATGGCTGCGGGGTGTTCCTCCTCTCTGCTCCCAAGCATCAGATGCCCGTCCCACAGCTCAGATACCTCCCCTAAATGcccaggaaaaaaagccccataCTGACACCGCCTGGAACAGGGAAGTACATCAAACCAAGCATCTCTCCATCTGTTTGGCATTCACCCTGTGTCAGAGTGAAACCCTCAGGAAGCCGCAGAACCCGACGAAATTTGGGGTTAAAGTGCCAGTTCCGCAAGACACGGACTTGCACCATTACAACCTCTGTTTCCCGGATCTTGTCTGCATGAGATGAGCAACTGCTCCATCCTCTGGCTGCCTGAGTTATCTGGTGTAATGCTCCCTTTCCCTGGCAGGCAGGTCCTTCGGTGCAGGGAAGGTGACAATCGCCAGGGCACTAATGGCACATAGAGACCTGGGCATTACCTGCTTCCAAAGCCAAATGTGTCCCTGGGGCTCTTCCTTCAGAGACAGTTACAGGAGGGTTCGTAAAAAAGCCATGGAATTTTACTTTGCTTTACTACATTTTCATGTAGGGCACAAAGgtaattagaaattatttttaaaacgtctctcaatattattttttaaaggaaagtgtGTAATCTGAGAAGGcaccagaaaaaaagcagcagatgaAATGATAGATCAGTCCTTCATTGAGAGAGTGCAAGTAAAGGCTCTTGATAACAGGTTTCACTGTTGGGCAATAGGAAAAACTGCATCTATAATTAGTAACCAAACAAAACTGCACAGTACCAGGTGCGGAagtctctgctctgctgttccCTTGGGGCTGTGGCTTCACATGCAGCTCAGCATATGTGATCGTGTTTCCTGTAGGGAGAGGGAAACGCTGACATTTGTGGCTGTGCAAATCACCAAGGGGAGGAAAATAAAGGCTGAGTCTGTATGAAAAGGGGTGTATGTTTCCAGGGCTGCTCGTtcagcattttccttttcctaggCAATGACAGGCAAGATGATGATTTTGCTGTCAGGCAGGAAAAGCCTCCTCCATAAGCTTCGAACTGTTGGGTGCTGtgtggctggagcaggaggcaggcaAACAGGTGGAAGGATGGGAAAGACCTAGATACCATCCATGGCAAGCATCTCAGCTGTTGCTAAGCCATCTCAGAAGGTAccacaggggctggaggggcacCAGAGCCGTGACTGCTTTGTAGGGCAGAGAGATGCCAAAAGGAAAACCAGCACTCagagaaatgctgctgcagtaaGGTAATTCCTGGGGCCATTCCTGACTTGTGAGTGTTTATCCCAGGATATTTCAGGTGGTGCCTGTAGCAGCAGAGGAGTGGACCTGATGATTGAAGACATCCTTTTCCAGAAGCACGttgccaaaacaaaaccaaaaatggcATTAAAATCACACGGTGTGGGTTAAAAGCACGTGGTTTCTTTCTGAACATGTTTTCAGTATCATTTACCTGAGTATTTTGCAGAGCTACTGGTTAGTGTTATGGAAGATGTTTGGACCTTTGGGACACTGCTTTTGGTTCCATAAATGGGGAGATTTTATCCATCTGTATCACGAATAAGCATCTGGGCTACCGCCTTGGTTTGTGACCACTGGGGCTTTTAAAAAGAACTGTTGAATTAAATTTCACTGATCAGGGAAAAACTTGGCAGAAGAAGAGAGTCTCATTAAGCTAAAATGAGGCATTTCATATGAGAATTGCTGAAGTTTGGAGAGgttttacagtaaaaaaaaaaaaaccctgagaacCTGATTGGCAAATGAGGGTTATTCATATAGGGGAGACAGTTTATGCTTTAGAGAATCTGACCTAATAAAGTGGTTGTTTGCTTTATTTCAATTTATTAGTTTAATGAGCTACAGAAAAATTTCAAATTACATTTAATTGTACTCAAATCAAGTGCCCTAAAAGTTTTTCTTCTTAGAATGCAAATAATTTTCCAAAACCACTCAGGACTTTTAAACTGTTAGATCCACTAGCCCTATATATGGAGGCACTTCTAAAACATGTACTTTAGACAGTCTGCTAGGGTTGTGAAATAATTTGTCTCTCAAATGAACATTTATTCCTTTAAAGAATATCTCTAagtctgtaagaaaaaaaattatccgtGCAACCTgaatatttaaacaaaattattccTTCTATTACAGTGTGTATGGGCACATGATTATTGGAATGTCCTCAGAAGTCAGCAGGGGGCTTTAAACTACCACATAATCTTCATTGTGCCGGATGCTTTCGCACCCTCACCTAATTCAACAACAAGGTGGAGATCTCTGTCAGTCACTAAAACTGAAATTTCATGTCACTTCTCTGTGCCTGCTGTCAGGTGCAGAAAAACATCTCTGCTTATTGGAAGCTTCTGCTTGGTGAATGTGCAGACTGGGAGTGCTCCTTGGGGGTTGTCCACGAGGGAATGTTGTGTCCAAATGTGGGGTGGCCCATCCAGGGATCTGGGGGAAGCTGGAGAGGCTCCAGGTAGACCTGGTCaacacctggagcagctcaggaggaTAAGGAGGAGAACAAGAAGTTAAGGGCACAACCAATATCAGGCTACAACTACTTGTGGGTTAGTTTGGTGATGGACTTGAACTCTCCTTAGTTTGTTCTTCTCCTAAGGAAAGCTCTGTGTAGCCACTCATGATTCATAATCAGGCAACTCTCAAATTATCTGTGAGGGAACCAGGACACAAAAACTGTCACTGGAAAATGGATTCCCAGGTGGTATTTATCcttgctgggatttgggaaccCTTTTCTACTTTTGAACACCTGTTTCGAAGCACATGCACAGTAATAGCACCTGCACCTACCAAAGCCTGTGCACAGATAGTGCCATTACTAAATGCTCCTCAACACACTCTGGCAGAGCATCCAAGAATCCCCTCGTACCTGTTATTCAGAGCCCCCGAGTGACAGCTGAAGTCCACCTGTAAGTTCAAGCCCAATCAAACAAAACGTATTTGAGTATAATCAGACATAAGAGTGGGGGAGACTGGGAGCTATAAACAGCGAGGAAAAGATTATTTAAGAGATTTTGGTCCCTGTACAAGTGAGACACCATAACAAAGACACGTAGAAATACTGTGTGAATCTCTGGTGCCCATTTTTTAAAGGAGATGGAAGCACTGGAGTATGAACAGAAGAACATCCACAAAAATGACAAGCAATTTTGAGAAGTTAAGTATTTAAAGACGAAAGAGCATTGAGAAATCACTTAATTACCATGGCCAGTAGCTCCATGTGGGAAAATATCAAGAGTTAAAATCAGTTCAACAAAAAATTAATAAGAACCATCCAGATGTTAATGATAAATTTCATTGGAACTGTCCTGTCCAAAATTGAGCCTTTCCTTTAGGCAGCATGATCAAGGAATAGTTTTGGATGTCTTCTAATCAAGATTTGATGTCCATCTCCCTTCACAAATAAATTTTATCACTTTGGATACTGGCTAAAATTCCAGGCAAGCTTTCTTTGTGTTGCACAGGTTACAGCAGTGCAAACAACATCCATGGGTGCATGAACACACAGTCTAAGGTAGCATTTCATGTCAGATATATAATAAAGTGAAATCATTTTTATCTTTTGGATACCAGCCTTGTAAAAATATAGAAAAGATattattttctgtcatttaAGTGGATGTATTCAGagcatcatcatcattattaatCTCCATTGTAAGTAGAACATCTAAAAATGCTCATTACACAATGTTGTTTCCTTAAGGGATTAATTACTAACGAAAGCATGAAAATACCCTTAGTCTGATGCCACAAGCATTTCCTATTTGCTCATAAGGAGAAGCTCTCATTCACATTAGCTGTGATCCAGGATTTTGTCCAAAAGCTTTCATGaatgaattacattttttttccaagtattaGAAATGTTACTTCTTCAGAAAATTTAGTTTAAATCATCTCACCCTTAATATTGGCTTaatcctttggggtttttttacaaataCATGAAGTGATCACAGATTGATAATTTGGTTCTGGAAAATCACCACTggaaaattaaagagaaagagaaggaagttTTTAGGAGTCATTCAGTACTTCCTTCAGTGACAGCGATTGCACTTTTGACTGCCACTAGTCTTCTGATTTACTGATTAATTTACTACTCCTTTTCCATGAACATAAACATTTATCTGATTTGTGGGCTAGGTAGTAATTCAGTGGAGCATTGTCTTGATCATGagtcatttaaaaagaaatattatgcTCTTTAGTCAAACAAgaaacactttttctttctcGTTCTGTTACTTAAAGCCTGGGACCAgacctgagctgctgctcctcggCTGTTCTGATTTGGGAGCAGCTTGGCTGATTTGTACGGTGAGGATCTCATCCACTGTTTCCAACTTCTCACCCTTCCCATACAGTGTTTTATGGCATTCTTCTAGTTTTACCCAATTCAAAAggtgagagagaaagagagagagcacAAGAGAGCCAGCAGTGCGTGCTCAAGATGTTTTACCTGGGTTTGATGTCCCAGAGGGAGTGTGCAGCCTTTCCCTCGGCAGCATCGCCACGGCCGCGTAGGTGACATCCCCTGCCATCTGTGAGCCTGTCCCTCAGAGCTATGGAAAGAGCAGCTTTAATGCAGTCATTTGCATCCTGTCAGCTTTTCCTGCCTCCAGAGCAGTTACACACCGTGCTATGGCTCTGACGAAGGCTGAGAAACACAACAAAGGAAGTCACTAAGTTACCTCTTTCAGAGCAGCTTCAATGGTGTTTTCAGCCACCATTCTGTCTCTTCTTGCCCTTCAGAATACAGGAGAAAATGAAGATTAAAACCCATCATTTTTactaatagaaaaaaaacttgTTGGTCAAAGCCCAAAAATGGACTTACACAGGTATGAAAGGTTTGCTGGTTCTCATGAGACTGGAGAGTACAATT encodes:
- the LOC138104239 gene encoding killer cell lectin-like receptor subfamily F member 1, coding for MAGDVTYAAVAMLPRERLHTPSGTSNPGNTITYAELHVKPQPQGNSRAETSAPGCRQRCSAWFYVALVLGVLMLILLGVVVIQAKQFSKGRAGKSESLPQYGLNSNSSDISSERTVSAALLKRLMEELCEDGQGTACKLCPPGWQLHRGRCYFFSEETRSWKDSQKNCLARKSQLLVIEDEIEMEFIDNKEKDTKYIWIGLNSEDMEKKWSSVEDHRVKENRTALKGIEADKNCPVYRRKNVIQADNCQTLKEWICKKNATLLVL